The segment TGGAGGCGATCGCCGCCGAGGGCCAGCTCATGGCGTACCGCCACGAGGGCTTCTGGCAGCCCATGGACACGCTGCGCGAGCGCATGCTGCTCGAGGAGCTCTGGGACTCGGGTAAGGCTCCCTGGAAGACCTGGTGAGCCGGGACGTCCTCGTCCTGGGCGCGTCGGGTCGGATCGGCGGCGCGGCCGCCGAAGCTCTCCGCGCGGCCGGCTACGCCGTCAGCATGCCCGGCCGGGACGAAGCCTGGCCCGAGCGCGGTTGGGTGGCCGTCGTCAATGCCGTGGGCGCGGGCATGTCGTCGGACGCCCGCGGCTCCGGCGACGCCCTACAGGCGGCGAACGTCGACGTGGCCCTCGCGGCGGCGGCGCACGCCCGGCGGTCCGGGGCGCGGCTGGTTCACATCGGGACGGTGCTGGAGCGGACGCCGCTCGCCACCACCGGCGACCCCTACGTCGCGAGCAAGCTGACCGCGGCGCGGGCATTGCGCGCGCAGCGCGCGGACCTCGACCTCATCGAGCTTTGGCCGCACCTCGTGGTGGGCGGGAGCGGGCGCACGCCCAGCCTGGTCGAGCGGGTGGCCGCGCGGCTGCGCGCCGGCGCGCCCTTCGAGCTGCGCACCCCGTACGTGCGGCGCGACCTCGTGCACGCCGCCGACATCGGACGCGCGGTCGCGCTCGCGGTGGCCTCCGAGACCGCACCGGCCGAGCCGCTCGAGATCGGCACCGGGAGCAGCCTCACG is part of the Motilibacter aurantiacus genome and harbors:
- a CDS encoding NAD-dependent epimerase/dehydratase family protein — its product is MSRDVLVLGASGRIGGAAAEALRAAGYAVSMPGRDEAWPERGWVAVVNAVGAGMSSDARGSGDALQAANVDVALAAAAHARRSGARLVHIGTVLERTPLATTGDPYVASKLTAARALRAQRADLDLIELWPHLVVGGSGRTPSLVERVAARLRAGAPFELRTPYVRRDLVHAADIGRAVALAVASETAPAEPLEIGTGSSLTMAELVDLVRGVLGTGHGWVPSQGPAPGWSGDLVADPGPAARMLGFTAERTASDALLAALKAGQLDTPEKESSA